The following proteins are encoded in a genomic region of Nymphalis io chromosome 16, ilAglIoxx1.1, whole genome shotgun sequence:
- the LOC126774251 gene encoding uncharacterized protein LOC126774251 isoform X2: MYFYRCSSILHIIQSSGGLKYIDVQSIEIEKPLDNSFKNKSTKPKAGRRSWLVKSDFKFRSKDKDANENEKDETLKSKIATLVDQTVHDTERKITSIKKLKEEHRDEEPYRAGFILSMIKKTKEVLSELFNVAVKHKDDWKALEQLKVFELIVHTNVDTTNLVRQLVELHIQHLNSTNNQNNRKRVVLL, from the coding sequence gtattttacatataatacaaaGTTCAGGCGGACTAAAATATATTGACGTACAATCTATTGAAATAGAAAAGCCTTTGGATAACTCATTCAAAAACAAGTCTACTAAACCCAAAGCCGGCAGAAGATCTTGGCTTGTAAAATCTGATTTTAAATTCAGATCTAAAGATAAAGAtgcaaatgaaaatgaaaaggaTGAAACGCTTAAAAGTAAAATTGCTACACTAGTCGACCAGACAGTACACGACActgaaagaaaaataacatccattaaaaaattaaaagaagaaCATAGAGACGAAGAGCCTTACAGAGCTGGTTTCATTTTAAGCATGATAAAGAAAACTAAAGAGGTTTTAAGCGAACTTTTTAATGTTGCCGTTAAACATAAGGATGATTGGAAAGCATTGGAACAGTTAAAGGTATTTGAACTAATTGTTCATACCAATGTCGACACCACAAACTTGGTGAGGCAGCTTGTTGAGCTTCACATTCAACATCTGAATTCCAccaataatcaaaacaatagaaaaagAGTAgtgttattatga
- the LOC126774251 gene encoding uncharacterized protein LOC126774251 isoform X1, which yields MLLKFSVYFGILHIIQSSGGLKYIDVQSIEIEKPLDNSFKNKSTKPKAGRRSWLVKSDFKFRSKDKDANENEKDETLKSKIATLVDQTVHDTERKITSIKKLKEEHRDEEPYRAGFILSMIKKTKEVLSELFNVAVKHKDDWKALEQLKVFELIVHTNVDTTNLVRQLVELHIQHLNSTNNQNNRKRVVLL from the coding sequence gtattttacatataatacaaaGTTCAGGCGGACTAAAATATATTGACGTACAATCTATTGAAATAGAAAAGCCTTTGGATAACTCATTCAAAAACAAGTCTACTAAACCCAAAGCCGGCAGAAGATCTTGGCTTGTAAAATCTGATTTTAAATTCAGATCTAAAGATAAAGAtgcaaatgaaaatgaaaaggaTGAAACGCTTAAAAGTAAAATTGCTACACTAGTCGACCAGACAGTACACGACActgaaagaaaaataacatccattaaaaaattaaaagaagaaCATAGAGACGAAGAGCCTTACAGAGCTGGTTTCATTTTAAGCATGATAAAGAAAACTAAAGAGGTTTTAAGCGAACTTTTTAATGTTGCCGTTAAACATAAGGATGATTGGAAAGCATTGGAACAGTTAAAGGTATTTGAACTAATTGTTCATACCAATGTCGACACCACAAACTTGGTGAGGCAGCTTGTTGAGCTTCACATTCAACATCTGAATTCCAccaataatcaaaacaatagaaaaagAGTAgtgttattatga